The following are encoded in a window of Streptomyces sp. Go-475 genomic DNA:
- a CDS encoding sugar ABC transporter permease: MAQAAAVAKPPAPPRRRRASATPRRLPYLLIAPAALLMLGFIAYPVISVFYYSLQNYNPTKPWRNGFAGFDNFVHAFTEDPVFWDTLVFSAKWVFVEVGLQLLFGLALALIVNQTFVGRGLGRALVFSPWAVSGVLTSAIWVLLYNSQTGITRYLADIGIGSYGTSWLSDTSTVFPAAIVADLWRGVPFFAILILADLQSVSKDLYEAAEVDGASRIKQFWHITLPHLKDAIILSTLLRAVWEFNNVDLLYTLTGGGPAGETTTLPLYIANTSVDAHNFGYASALTTVAFVILLFCSMVYLRLSKFGGESK; this comes from the coding sequence ATGGCCCAAGCCGCAGCCGTGGCGAAACCGCCCGCGCCACCCCGGCGGCGCCGTGCCTCCGCCACCCCGCGCAGGCTCCCCTACCTGCTGATCGCCCCGGCCGCCCTGCTCATGCTGGGCTTCATCGCCTACCCCGTCATCAGCGTCTTCTACTACAGCCTGCAGAACTACAACCCCACCAAGCCCTGGCGGAACGGATTCGCGGGCTTCGACAACTTCGTCCACGCCTTCACCGAGGACCCCGTCTTCTGGGACACCCTGGTCTTCAGCGCCAAGTGGGTCTTCGTCGAGGTCGGACTCCAGCTGCTGTTCGGTCTGGCGCTGGCCCTCATCGTCAACCAGACCTTCGTGGGCCGGGGCCTGGGCCGCGCCCTGGTCTTCTCCCCGTGGGCCGTCTCCGGCGTGCTCACCTCCGCGATCTGGGTGCTGCTCTACAACTCCCAGACGGGCATCACCCGTTACCTCGCGGACATCGGCATCGGCTCCTACGGCACCAGCTGGCTCTCGGACACCTCCACCGTCTTCCCGGCGGCGATCGTGGCCGACCTGTGGCGCGGCGTGCCGTTCTTCGCGATCCTCATCCTCGCCGACCTCCAGTCCGTCTCCAAGGACCTCTACGAGGCCGCCGAGGTCGACGGCGCCAGCCGCATCAAGCAGTTCTGGCACATCACGCTGCCGCACCTGAAGGACGCCATCATCCTGTCCACGCTGCTGCGCGCGGTGTGGGAGTTCAACAACGTCGACCTGCTCTACACCCTGACCGGCGGCGGCCCCGCGGGCGAGACGACCACACTGCCGCTGTACATCGCCAACACATCCGTCGACGCTCACAACTTCGGCTACGCGTCGGCCCTGACCACGGTGGCGTTCGTGATCCTGCTCTTCTGCTCGATGGTCTACCTGCGGCTGAGCAAGTTCGGAGGCGAGAGCAAGTGA